A part of Eubacterium sp. AB3007 genomic DNA contains:
- the cobT gene encoding nicotinate-nucleotide--dimethylbenzimidazole phosphoribosyltransferase, whose amino-acid sequence MSEERVWALAREIQAPDRRAMEAAAARQVELAKVPGSLGKLEEFSIKMAGITGEVKDNEVKRQCIALFSADNGVVEEGVASAPQSVTLSQTINFTRRITGVSSQVKYFGIDLLVTDMGVAMDIPEDLYTDDMLTEEGTIPVQIVRRSLGKGTANLAKGPAMSREQAVQGILTGFEAADAMKQAGVQLAGIGEMGIGNTTTSSCLLGALTGVDPVKLVGRGGGLDNEGLAAKVRIVGEASERCRGMDPIGMLAEIGGFDICAMTGCFLGAARNRMPVVIDGFISIVAACMAREFNPLVTNYMFASHKSAEIGYATAMERLGLTPMFDLGMRLGEGSGCPIAFKILEASCATMSIMKTLAEGSIDAAYLEDIKKGNFF is encoded by the coding sequence GTGTCGGAGGAAAGAGTGTGGGCGTTAGCCCGGGAGATCCAGGCGCCGGACCGGAGGGCCATGGAAGCTGCCGCGGCGCGGCAGGTGGAACTGGCCAAAGTGCCAGGGAGTCTGGGGAAACTGGAGGAGTTTTCCATCAAGATGGCCGGGATCACCGGAGAGGTGAAAGACAACGAGGTGAAGCGGCAGTGCATCGCACTTTTCAGTGCAGATAACGGCGTGGTGGAGGAAGGCGTGGCATCGGCCCCCCAGTCGGTGACCCTGAGCCAGACCATCAACTTTACCCGCCGAATCACCGGTGTCAGCTCCCAGGTGAAGTACTTTGGGATCGACCTGCTGGTGACGGATATGGGGGTGGCCATGGACATCCCGGAGGATCTGTACACCGACGACATGCTGACAGAAGAGGGGACTATTCCCGTGCAGATCGTGCGCCGCAGCCTGGGGAAGGGAACCGCCAACCTGGCCAAGGGCCCGGCCATGAGCCGGGAGCAGGCCGTTCAGGGAATCCTCACCGGGTTCGAGGCAGCAGATGCCATGAAGCAGGCTGGGGTACAGCTTGCCGGCATCGGCGAGATGGGGATCGGCAACACCACCACCAGTTCCTGCCTGCTGGGCGCCCTCACCGGTGTGGATCCGGTGAAGCTGGTAGGCCGGGGCGGAGGACTGGACAACGAGGGACTGGCCGCCAAGGTACGGATCGTAGGCGAAGCGTCGGAGCGATGCAGGGGTATGGATCCCATCGGAATGCTGGCCGAGATCGGAGGGTTCGATATTTGCGCTATGACGGGATGTTTCCTGGGCGCGGCCCGAAACAGAATGCCGGTGGTGATCGATGGATTCATCTCCATCGTGGCGGCTTGCATGGCCAGAGAGTTCAATCCTCTGGTGACGAACTACATGTTCGCTTCCCATAAGTCCGCCGAGATCGGGTACGCCACCGCCATGGAGCGGCTGGGGCTGACTCCCATGTTTGATCTGGGGATGCGGCTGGGCGAGGGGAGCGGATGCCCCATCGCCTTCAAGATCCTGGAGGCCTCCTGCGCCACCATGAGCATCATGAAAACACTGGCAGAGGGCTCCATCGATGCAGCCTATCTGGAGGACATCAAGAAAGGGAACTTCTTCTAA
- a CDS encoding bifunctional adenosylcobinamide kinase/adenosylcobinamide-phosphate guanylyltransferase gives MNIFISGGCKNGKSLHAQELARDMARENGRPLYYIATMIPHDQEDRDRIVRHLAAREGWGFTTLEQPLDLTALLSRQDVDKAGAFLLDSVTALLSNEMFREGGVYDPEAGARVKADLVRFAEETGNTVFVSDYIYADAGQYDDWTENYRRSLAGCDRALAQACDQVLEASFGTFRRWK, from the coding sequence ATGAATATATTCATCAGCGGTGGATGCAAGAACGGCAAGTCCCTGCACGCCCAGGAACTGGCACGGGACATGGCGCGTGAGAACGGCCGGCCCCTCTACTATATCGCCACCATGATCCCCCATGATCAGGAGGATCGGGACAGGATCGTGAGGCACCTTGCGGCCCGGGAGGGCTGGGGATTCACGACGCTGGAACAGCCGCTGGATCTCACGGCGCTGCTTTCCCGCCAGGATGTGGACAAAGCCGGAGCTTTCCTGCTGGATAGCGTGACGGCCCTTCTCTCCAACGAGATGTTCCGGGAGGGAGGCGTGTATGATCCCGAGGCCGGTGCGCGGGTGAAGGCGGATCTGGTACGTTTTGCCGAGGAGACCGGGAACACGGTGTTCGTCTCTGATTACATCTACGCAGATGCCGGGCAGTACGACGACTGGACAGAGAACTACCGAAGGTCATTGGCCGGGTGTGACCGGGCACTGGCCCAGGCTTGTGACCAGGTGTTGGAGGCATCCTTCGGCACCTTCCGGAGGTGGAAATAG
- a CDS encoding adenosylcobinamide-GDP ribazoletransferase: MKNLTTAFSMVWGNFTVLPCPYKRWDSKLNNLMLALLPLVGAVIGGLWLLLVEGLELAISGFPHSASMTHLISLAAAFYIYAVCGFMHMDGFMDCNDAILSRRPLEDRQRILKDSTVGAFAVVTVVFLVLAFYVSMDSLLEQALRTCPRLLWGLFLLPVMSRGTAAMGVLVHRPIGHSQYNKSFGEQGKQKYIGMVLLLMVAAVLAAAYFAGPFWWVCLTDGALVLLAGCIAMERARRNLGGMSGDIAGYTICWSELAGVLVLAVLAGLSG; encoded by the coding sequence ATGAAAAATCTGACGACCGCCTTCTCCATGGTGTGGGGGAACTTTACAGTGCTCCCCTGCCCATATAAGAGGTGGGACAGCAAACTGAATAATCTGATGCTGGCGTTACTGCCGCTTGTGGGGGCAGTGATCGGCGGGCTTTGGCTGCTGCTTGTTGAGGGGCTGGAACTGGCCATCTCCGGATTTCCCCACAGCGCGTCCATGACGCATCTGATCAGTCTGGCGGCCGCCTTCTATATCTATGCCGTGTGCGGGTTCATGCACATGGACGGGTTCATGGATTGCAACGACGCCATCCTGTCCAGAAGGCCCCTGGAGGACCGGCAGCGAATCCTGAAGGACTCCACCGTGGGGGCGTTCGCGGTGGTTACCGTAGTGTTCCTGGTGCTGGCCTTCTATGTGTCGATGGACAGCCTTCTGGAACAGGCACTTAGGACATGCCCCCGGCTCCTGTGGGGACTGTTCCTGCTTCCGGTGATGAGCCGGGGCACGGCGGCTATGGGGGTGCTGGTGCACAGACCCATCGGGCACAGCCAATATAACAAGAGTTTTGGAGAGCAGGGGAAACAGAAATATATTGGGATGGTGTTGCTGCTTATGGTAGCAGCGGTATTGGCAGCGGCCTATTTCGCTGGTCCCTTCTGGTGGGTCTGTCTGACGGACGGTGCCCTGGTGCTCCTGGCGGGATGCATCGCCATGGAGCGGGCCCGGCGGAATCTGGGCGGCATGAGCGGAGACATCGCAGGATACACCATCTGCTGGAGCGAGCTGGCAGGGGTGCTGGTGCTGGCGGTGCTGGCAGGACTGTCTGGGTGA
- a CDS encoding bifunctional adenosylcobinamide kinase/adenosylcobinamide-phosphate guanylyltransferase has protein sequence MVLITGGAYQGKLDYARKEYGITEEDVFDCREENQEALLPALDFNRKVFTHMEGFVLACVKSGIEAQAYLEMNRDALAGKIIIADDVTQGVVPIDEQERAWREETGRCLTMLGLAADRVVRVFCGIPQIVKGE, from the coding sequence ATGGTTTTGATCACAGGCGGGGCGTACCAGGGCAAGCTGGACTACGCACGCAAGGAATATGGCATCACCGAGGAGGATGTGTTCGACTGCAGGGAGGAGAATCAGGAAGCCCTGCTGCCGGCTCTGGACTTCAACAGGAAGGTGTTCACCCATATGGAAGGCTTTGTGCTGGCCTGCGTCAAGTCCGGCATCGAGGCTCAGGCATATCTGGAGATGAACCGGGACGCGCTGGCGGGGAAGATCATCATCGCCGACGATGTGACCCAGGGCGTGGTACCCATCGACGAGCAGGAGCGCGCCTGGCGGGAGGAGACCGGCCGGTGCCTGACGATGCTGGGGCTCGCGGCAGACCGGGTGGTCCGGGTATTCTGCGGGATCCCCCAGATAGTAAAAGGAGAGTAA
- a CDS encoding histidine phosphatase family protein: MESKMILIRHGLTEGNLKRWFYGGVDIPLAEVGIEALQKQAASGEYPQVPGDAQYFTSELQRTKQTLEILYGRHRSKALPLLNEMCFGEYECTRYEDMEGDPVFDAWINDMTGRTAPPGGESRQHFAARVSRGLAELKGLHQLKEWSHRHGGQSAYSVVVCHGGVIGTMMMELFPEKEGTLWDWIPDPGFGYTLDFSGRMDGVVTGYHRIGPAPVNSTFRED; encoded by the coding sequence ATGGAATCGAAGATGATCCTGATCCGTCACGGCCTCACCGAGGGAAACCTGAAGCGGTGGTTCTACGGCGGGGTAGATATCCCGCTGGCAGAGGTGGGCATAGAAGCGCTGCAAAAGCAGGCGGCATCGGGCGAGTATCCGCAGGTGCCCGGAGATGCCCAGTACTTCACCTCCGAGCTTCAGCGCACAAAGCAAACGCTGGAGATCCTCTACGGGCGTCACCGGTCCAAAGCCCTGCCTCTGCTGAATGAGATGTGCTTCGGCGAGTACGAGTGCACCCGGTACGAGGATATGGAGGGCGATCCGGTGTTCGATGCCTGGATTAATGACATGACTGGACGCACCGCGCCGCCGGGAGGGGAGTCCAGGCAGCATTTTGCGGCGCGGGTATCCAGGGGACTGGCAGAGCTTAAGGGTCTGCATCAACTGAAGGAATGGTCCCATCGGCACGGCGGTCAGTCCGCCTACTCTGTGGTGGTGTGCCATGGGGGCGTCATCGGGACGATGATGATGGAACTTTTCCCAGAGAAGGAAGGGACGCTGTGGGACTGGATCCCAGATCCCGGATTCGGGTACACGCTGGATTTCAGCGGGCGGATGGATGGAGTGGTGACCGGTTACCATCGGATCGGACCAGCTCCCGTTAATTCCACCTTCCGTGAGGATTAG
- a CDS encoding membrane protein: MKIEIMDLILNPFILIFATVVLGMLFGKIKFGKFSFGTSGAMFVGLVIGWAVFRLASGIYDAGDESAAGYEAARTILETNNEKVINSGFFTASLILFVAAVGLLAAKDIGYILRKYGPRFIIMGLVITFVGAGITYTCTGVAKGTNNYAVTGVYTGAMTSSPGLASALESTENHAKEMSLNYEHLSSKEKASVINIINLDRKYDLKVSDVKELDKSMRQTYVNQATAQVGIGSAVAYPFGVVIVILAVNFLSVIFRFDVEEEKRLYREEMARAASAGKGTEIPTTDFSITSFALVCFLGYLLGSVRIYAGPLGYISLEATGGVLIGALILGYIGKIGPISFRMDPHILSMVRELGLVVFLAIVGLNYGYGVFDAIMGSGLTLALIALIVGFVACMAGFLLGRYVFKLNWILLVGALCGGMTSTPGLGAATDAVGSDEPGAGYGATYPFALVGMVIFSMVLQKLPLL; the protein is encoded by the coding sequence ATGAAAATCGAGATCATGGATCTGATTCTGAATCCTTTTATACTGATATTCGCAACAGTGGTCCTGGGAATGCTCTTCGGGAAGATCAAGTTCGGCAAGTTCAGTTTTGGAACCTCCGGTGCCATGTTCGTGGGACTGGTGATCGGCTGGGCGGTGTTCCGGCTGGCCAGCGGGATCTACGACGCAGGCGATGAGTCCGCCGCGGGGTATGAGGCGGCCAGGACCATCCTGGAGACTAACAACGAGAAGGTCATCAATTCCGGGTTCTTCACCGCTTCCCTGATCCTGTTCGTGGCCGCCGTGGGACTGCTGGCAGCCAAGGACATCGGATACATCCTTCGCAAGTACGGACCCCGGTTTATCATCATGGGTCTGGTGATCACCTTTGTGGGGGCGGGCATCACTTACACCTGCACCGGAGTTGCCAAGGGGACCAACAACTATGCAGTGACCGGTGTCTATACCGGCGCCATGACCAGTTCACCGGGACTGGCCTCCGCCCTGGAGTCTACGGAGAATCACGCCAAGGAGATGTCTTTGAATTACGAGCATCTCAGCAGCAAGGAGAAGGCCAGTGTCATCAACATCATCAATCTTGACCGCAAGTACGACCTGAAGGTGTCTGATGTGAAGGAACTGGACAAGTCCATGCGTCAGACCTACGTGAACCAGGCTACCGCGCAGGTAGGCATTGGCTCGGCAGTGGCGTATCCCTTTGGGGTAGTCATCGTGATCCTGGCAGTGAACTTCCTCAGCGTCATCTTCAGGTTTGATGTGGAGGAAGAGAAGCGGCTGTATCGGGAGGAGATGGCCCGGGCGGCCAGCGCCGGGAAGGGAACGGAGATCCCCACTACGGACTTCAGCATCACGTCCTTTGCATTGGTTTGTTTCCTGGGATACCTGCTGGGGTCTGTCCGGATCTACGCAGGCCCTCTGGGGTACATCAGTCTGGAGGCCACCGGGGGCGTCCTGATCGGGGCATTGATCCTGGGATACATAGGGAAGATCGGCCCGATCTCCTTCCGTATGGATCCCCACATCCTGAGCATGGTGCGGGAGCTGGGGCTGGTGGTGTTTCTGGCCATCGTGGGACTGAACTATGGCTACGGAGTATTCGACGCCATCATGGGATCTGGCCTGACTCTGGCCCTGATCGCTCTGATCGTAGGCTTTGTCGCATGCATGGCGGGGTTCCTGCTGGGGCGTTACGTGTTCAAGCTCAACTGGATCCTGCTTGTGGGTGCGCTCTGCGGAGGCATGACCTCCACACCGGGACTGGGGGCAGCCACAGATGCGGTGGGCAGTGATGAGCCCGGTGCCGGTTACGGTGCCACCTATCCTTTCGCTCTGGTGGGGATGGTGATCTTCTCCATGGTGCTCCAGAAGCTGCCGTTGCTATAA
- a CDS encoding DUF5050 domain-containing protein: MRDKRIILVAVLVVVALVLGGVVYAVTRTKPTAPAEPAQPEPQQEEQTEQKEEPKESKLKADPAVALAMSNHHDEGLFLVDGDQVYYSDFDGDGRAMLVRSDLDGKGKKTVRKDCDASYLTEYKDALYMIIWTRDEAPVLCTMEKDGSGFKKLVEGAVDLQIEDGRLYYNKADTTEQSDITNAGYYNSELDGSGESQLLDKETYDNYVVDGKIYYQDEKDDQTVHVMDMETQEDKRLTKTHSHGFVVDGDTAYYIDTEDSSDATTGNLIEMDLETGKTKVLAGEAYKDVLIVREHNLLYCDGENNYHLSQIDKGLSGKKEIASIDNPDYVYATEDRILFFDYDYNWRYVEGVYSCGGSDEYLKRLDE; the protein is encoded by the coding sequence ATGAGAGATAAGAGAATAATCCTGGTTGCAGTCCTGGTGGTGGTGGCACTGGTGCTGGGGGGCGTGGTGTACGCCGTTACCCGCACAAAGCCCACCGCGCCGGCAGAGCCGGCGCAGCCGGAGCCTCAGCAGGAGGAGCAGACAGAACAGAAGGAAGAACCAAAGGAATCCAAACTGAAGGCTGACCCGGCGGTGGCCCTGGCCATGAGCAACCACCACGACGAGGGGCTCTTCCTGGTAGATGGCGATCAGGTCTACTATTCCGACTTTGATGGGGACGGTAGAGCCATGCTGGTGCGTTCCGATCTGGACGGCAAGGGAAAGAAGACCGTGCGGAAGGACTGCGATGCGTCCTACCTGACTGAATACAAGGATGCTTTGTACATGATCATCTGGACCCGGGACGAGGCGCCGGTTCTCTGCACCATGGAGAAGGATGGCAGCGGTTTCAAGAAACTGGTGGAGGGCGCGGTGGATCTGCAGATCGAGGACGGCCGCCTCTACTACAACAAGGCAGATACCACCGAGCAGTCGGACATCACCAATGCCGGATACTACAACTCGGAACTGGACGGCTCCGGGGAATCCCAGCTGCTGGACAAGGAGACCTACGACAACTACGTAGTGGACGGAAAGATCTACTACCAGGATGAGAAGGACGACCAGACTGTCCACGTCATGGACATGGAGACTCAGGAGGACAAGCGGCTCACCAAGACCCACAGCCACGGCTTTGTTGTGGACGGAGACACCGCCTACTACATCGACACCGAGGACTCTTCCGACGCCACCACGGGCAATCTGATAGAGATGGATCTGGAAACCGGGAAAACCAAGGTCCTCGCAGGCGAAGCCTATAAGGACGTGCTGATCGTGCGGGAACACAATCTCCTCTACTGTGACGGAGAGAACAACTACCACCTGTCTCAGATCGACAAGGGGCTGTCCGGCAAGAAGGAGATAGCCTCCATCGACAACCCGGACTACGTGTACGCCACGGAGGACAGAATTCTGTTCTTTGACTACGATTATAACTGGAGATATGTAGAAGGCGTGTACAGCTGCGGCGGAAGCGATGAGTATCTGAAGAGGCTGGATGAATAA
- a CDS encoding HAD-IC family P-type ATPase, translated as MNNMQGLTNREVEDRVREGLVNVEVDPSTRTVRQIVRSNVLTYFNLIFTVLAALLIAAGSFKDLSFMLIIFANTGIGIFQELRSKQTLDNLKFARMPRCRCVREGRETEVPTEELVLGDLVILSAGNQIPADATVVEGVVSVNESLLTGEADEIEKNPGDDLLSGSYIISGECQAHLTAVGRDSYISKLSMEATRQKKGDDKSQMVRSLDKLVMVIGVLIIPIGGILLYQQMMIQHLPFRESVIAMVAAILGMIPEGLYMMASIAMVVSAMRLARTEVLVQNMRCIETLARVDVLCVDKTGTITGNDMHVTEVRPMMRGINPAGLHALLSDLAASQNRDNITMAALQAYFDKPKGRKAKRICPFSSAYKYCGVVYKEGNFVLGAPEYVLGSLLEEPAGKYAVADLLEERGGEGGLHEHRPETLADVIALISAEGNRVLALAQTEMEPDGSPIEGAVRLLALVSLANPIREGAQETFAYFANNGVEVKVISGDNPVTVSRVAQTAGIEGAERYVDARTLSTEEDVDKAMSQYTVFGRVSPEQKRQFVKSLQKQKKTVGMTGDGVNDILALRDADISIAMASGSEAAASASQLVLMDSDFSRMPLVVAEGRRVVNNIIKTATLYLTKNIFSLLLALFSVASVLQYPLKPSQITLISMFTIGIPSFLLSLEPNRRRIRGSFLGSVFKKAAPAGITLFLSVSALLVFGQVMELSADDVSTAASGLVALVEFMILARVAKPMNRVHVGMMVVMLAGFFYAILFHNNLFGISPLDWQSALLLVVFILATECLYRYFYRFTTFLERLAEKGFRRVRSHTEGGLEEPKKNFQKTKKSC; from the coding sequence ATGAATAATATGCAGGGTTTGACGAATAGAGAGGTAGAGGACAGGGTCCGTGAAGGGCTGGTCAACGTGGAGGTGGATCCTTCCACCCGCACTGTCAGGCAGATCGTCCGGTCCAACGTGCTCACCTATTTCAATCTGATTTTTACAGTGCTGGCAGCACTGCTGATCGCGGCGGGGTCCTTCAAGGACCTCTCCTTTATGTTGATCATTTTTGCCAATACGGGGATCGGTATCTTTCAGGAACTGCGGTCCAAGCAGACACTGGACAACCTGAAATTCGCCAGAATGCCCCGGTGCCGATGTGTCCGGGAGGGCCGTGAGACGGAGGTGCCCACGGAGGAACTGGTGCTGGGTGATCTGGTGATCCTCTCAGCAGGGAACCAGATCCCGGCGGATGCCACCGTGGTAGAAGGGGTCGTGTCAGTGAACGAGTCATTGCTCACGGGAGAAGCGGACGAGATCGAGAAGAACCCGGGAGATGATCTGCTGTCGGGAAGTTACATTATATCTGGGGAATGCCAGGCGCATCTGACGGCAGTGGGCCGGGATTCCTACATTTCCAAGCTGTCTATGGAGGCGACCCGCCAGAAGAAGGGAGATGACAAGTCCCAGATGGTGCGGTCGCTGGACAAGCTGGTGATGGTGATCGGCGTGCTGATCATTCCCATCGGCGGCATTCTGCTGTACCAGCAGATGATGATCCAGCACCTTCCCTTCCGGGAGTCGGTGATCGCCATGGTGGCGGCCATCCTTGGGATGATTCCGGAAGGCCTTTACATGATGGCTAGCATCGCCATGGTGGTCAGCGCCATGCGTCTGGCCCGGACAGAGGTGCTGGTGCAGAACATGCGGTGCATCGAGACGCTGGCCCGGGTCGATGTGCTTTGTGTAGACAAAACCGGGACCATCACAGGGAACGACATGCACGTCACCGAGGTGCGGCCGATGATGCGGGGAATCAACCCTGCCGGGCTGCACGCGCTGCTGTCGGACCTGGCGGCCAGCCAGAACCGGGACAACATCACCATGGCGGCGCTGCAGGCGTATTTTGACAAGCCGAAAGGGCGGAAGGCGAAGAGGATCTGTCCCTTCTCCTCGGCCTACAAGTATTGCGGCGTTGTATATAAGGAAGGGAATTTTGTGCTGGGGGCGCCGGAGTACGTGCTTGGGAGTCTTCTGGAGGAGCCCGCCGGAAAGTACGCGGTGGCGGATCTGCTGGAGGAGAGAGGAGGCGAAGGCGGCCTTCATGAGCATCGGCCGGAGACGCTGGCGGATGTGATCGCATTGATCAGCGCAGAGGGCAACCGTGTGCTGGCTCTGGCCCAGACGGAGATGGAGCCGGACGGCAGTCCCATTGAGGGAGCGGTGCGGCTGCTGGCGCTGGTGAGCCTGGCCAACCCCATTCGGGAAGGTGCGCAGGAAACCTTTGCGTACTTCGCGAACAACGGCGTGGAGGTGAAGGTGATCTCCGGAGACAATCCGGTGACGGTGTCCCGGGTCGCCCAGACCGCGGGGATCGAAGGCGCGGAACGATATGTGGATGCGCGGACGCTTTCTACCGAGGAGGACGTGGACAAAGCCATGAGCCAGTATACCGTTTTTGGACGGGTGAGCCCGGAGCAGAAGCGCCAGTTCGTGAAGAGCCTGCAGAAACAGAAGAAGACCGTGGGCATGACCGGGGACGGCGTGAACGATATCCTGGCGCTGCGGGATGCGGATATCTCCATCGCCATGGCCTCCGGCAGTGAGGCGGCGGCAAGCGCATCTCAGCTGGTGCTGATGGACTCGGATTTCTCTCGCATGCCTCTGGTGGTGGCAGAAGGGCGCCGGGTGGTGAACAACATCATCAAGACCGCTACCCTCTATCTGACCAAGAACATCTTCTCACTGTTATTGGCGCTGTTCTCGGTGGCCAGCGTGCTTCAGTATCCGCTGAAGCCATCGCAGATCACGCTGATCAGCATGTTTACAATAGGAATCCCCAGTTTCCTGCTGTCGCTGGAGCCCAACCGCAGGCGGATCCGGGGAAGTTTCCTGGGGAGCGTCTTCAAGAAGGCGGCACCTGCAGGGATCACGCTCTTTCTGTCCGTCAGCGCGCTGCTTGTGTTCGGGCAGGTGATGGAACTCTCTGCCGATGATGTGTCTACCGCAGCCTCTGGCCTGGTGGCGCTGGTGGAGTTCATGATCCTTGCTCGGGTAGCCAAGCCCATGAACCGGGTCCATGTGGGAATGATGGTGGTGATGCTGGCGGGATTCTTCTATGCCATCCTCTTCCACAACAACCTCTTTGGGATCAGTCCGCTGGACTGGCAGAGTGCGCTGCTGCTGGTGGTGTTCATTCTGGCCACCGAGTGCCTGTATCGGTATTTCTATCGGTTCACCACCTTTCTGGAACGCCTTGCGGAGAAGGGATTCCGAAGGGTGCGCAGCCATACAGAGGGGGGATTGGAGGAACCGAAAAAAAACTTTCAGAAAACCAAAAAAAGTTGTTGA
- the rplM gene encoding 50S ribosomal protein L13 → MKSYIAKPAEVQRKWYVVDAEGKNLGRLSSEIASILRGKNKPTFTPHVDCGDNVIVVNAEKVAVTGKKLKDKIYVTYSGFPGGKKEITLAEMLAKKPEEVIKHAVKGMLPKGKLGRQMFKKLHVYAGPEHKHEAQKPEALEI, encoded by the coding sequence ATGAAATCTTACATTGCTAAGCCTGCAGAGGTACAGCGTAAGTGGTACGTTGTAGACGCTGAGGGCAAGAACCTCGGAAGACTCTCCTCTGAGATCGCTTCCATCCTGAGAGGTAAGAACAAGCCGACGTTCACACCGCACGTCGACTGCGGTGACAACGTGATCGTTGTCAACGCTGAGAAGGTGGCAGTCACCGGCAAGAAGCTTAAGGACAAGATCTACGTCACTTACTCCGGTTTCCCAGGCGGAAAGAAGGAGATCACACTGGCGGAGATGCTGGCCAAGAAACCTGAGGAAGTGATCAAGCACGCCGTGAAGGGCATGCTCCCCAAGGGCAAGCTGGGCAGACAGATGTTCAAGAAGTTACACGTTTATGCAGGTCCTGAGCACAAGCACGAGGCTCAGAAGCCGGAAGCACTGGAAATCTAA
- the rpsI gene encoding 30S ribosomal protein S9 → MAKTQYRGTGRRKSSVARVRLLPGTGKVVINKKDLNDYFPAELLRQEVMRPFGVAGCEGKFDVIALVGGGGLTGQAGALRHGISRALCEADREAYRAPLKAAGFLTRDPRMKERKKYGLKKARKASQFSKR, encoded by the coding sequence ATGGCTAAGACACAGTATCGTGGAACAGGCAGACGTAAATCTTCCGTTGCCAGAGTAAGACTTCTCCCTGGAACCGGCAAGGTTGTCATCAACAAGAAGGACCTGAATGACTACTTCCCAGCAGAGCTGCTGCGCCAGGAGGTCATGAGACCGTTTGGTGTTGCAGGATGCGAGGGCAAGTTTGACGTCATCGCCCTGGTAGGCGGCGGCGGACTGACAGGACAGGCAGGCGCACTGCGTCACGGAATCTCTAGAGCACTCTGCGAGGCAGACAGAGAGGCTTACAGAGCTCCTCTGAAGGCTGCAGGATTCCTGACCAGAGACCCGAGAATGAAGGAAAGAAAGAAATACGGACTCAAGAAAGCTCGTAAGGCTTCCCAGTTCTCCAAGCGTTAG